Proteins from a genomic interval of Paenibacillus sp. RC334:
- a CDS encoding protease inhibitor I42 family protein produces MIISIEEKDNGKILRLKKGEAFQITLLENASTGYTWLEEIVSEKNVVLLEKEDYVGNHTVIGGSGVRAWTYTANEAGQRKVRFHYQRPWLQEAVKSFEITIIVI; encoded by the coding sequence ATGATCATTTCCATTGAAGAGAAGGACAATGGTAAAATCCTCCGTCTAAAAAAGGGCGAAGCCTTTCAGATTACCCTACTTGAAAATGCATCTACAGGATATACATGGTTGGAAGAAATCGTTTCAGAGAAAAATGTGGTTTTGCTTGAGAAAGAAGATTATGTTGGTAACCACACTGTAATTGGAGGATCTGGTGTCCGAGCTTGGACGTATACGGCAAATGAAGCAGGTCAGAGAAAGGTGAGATTTCATTACCAAAGGCCGTGGCTACAGGAGGCTGTAAAAAGTTTTGAAATTACGATTATTGTCATATAG
- a CDS encoding C1 family peptidase, with protein MSEVKGLGLTPSPIDKRDILMSSILPPFIIPSKFEVKEITPVRDQGHEGTCVGFSCAVGMKEWQERDKHVGLSPRYLYEKAKAADTTPDNTPRCTPDGDGTSIRVAMDILKKQGVCEESFWKYEACNPGSPQAGAETNAAKYKIKAYANLDTIKAMQRSLVVNGPFVVGTSVYKNWMDPNVAATGKIPLPGSSEFIGGHAICIVGFDDETQMFKFKNSWGTSWGDNGFGYLPYDYRIQTQAEHFFFEAYSATDLIDNVDALVGAKEKILQQMGEEFKEEVELHHWGGDQVIKYH; from the coding sequence ATAGATAAAAGGGATATTCTTATGTCTTCTATTTTGCCGCCTTTTATTATTCCATCAAAATTTGAAGTTAAAGAAATAACTCCGGTAAGAGATCAGGGACACGAAGGAACGTGCGTTGGATTCTCATGTGCTGTAGGTATGAAAGAGTGGCAAGAGAGAGATAAACATGTCGGACTCTCACCCAGATACCTTTATGAGAAGGCAAAAGCAGCAGATACAACTCCAGATAATACACCTCGATGTACTCCTGATGGAGACGGGACATCTATTAGGGTAGCCATGGATATACTGAAAAAACAGGGAGTATGTGAAGAAAGCTTTTGGAAGTATGAAGCCTGTAATCCTGGTAGTCCCCAAGCTGGAGCAGAAACAAATGCAGCAAAATATAAAATAAAAGCATATGCAAATCTGGATACGATAAAAGCAATGCAGAGAAGCTTAGTTGTAAATGGCCCTTTTGTAGTCGGGACATCAGTATACAAAAACTGGATGGATCCAAACGTAGCAGCTACAGGTAAAATACCTTTACCCGGAAGTAGTGAATTTATAGGTGGACATGCCATATGTATTGTAGGCTTCGATGATGAAACCCAAATGTTTAAATTTAAAAATTCTTGGGGAACAAGTTGGGGAGATAATGGATTTGGCTACTTACCTTATGATTATCGTATTCAAACCCAAGCGGAACATTTCTTTTTCGAAGCATATAGCGCAACGGATCTAATCGACAATGTTGACGCCTTAGTCGGTGCTAAGGAGAAAATATTGCAGCAAATGGGTGAAGAGTTTAAAGAAGAGGTTGAGCTTCACCATTGGGGAGGAGATCAGGTTATTAAATATCACTAG
- a CDS encoding homocysteine synthase, producing MSEDRKLSFETLAVHAGQQIDPTTFARAVPLYQTTSYGFRDAEHAADLFSLKEFGNIYTRLMNPTTDVFEQRIAALEGGAGALATASGAAAISFSILNIAGAGDEIVSASSLYGGTYNLFSTTLPKLGIKVHFVDSDDPENFRKAITDKTKALYAETIGNPQGNVLDVEAVAAIAHEYGIPLIVDNTFPSPYLLRPIEYGADIVVHSATKFIGGHGTSIGGVIVDSGKFDWKASGRFPGLTEPDPSYHGVVYTEAVGPIAYIIKARVQLLRDLGAAISPFNSWLLLQGLETLHLRLERHSQNALKVAQYLESHKDVEWVSYTGLPSHPSYELAQKYLPKGQGAILTFGIKGGSQAGSKLIENVKLFSHLANVGDSKSLIIHPASTTHQQLNAEEQVAAGVKPELLRLSVGTEAIDDILYDLEQAISASQQ from the coding sequence ATGTCAGAAGATCGCAAGCTGTCATTCGAAACTCTCGCTGTCCATGCCGGACAACAAATTGATCCTACTACCTTTGCCCGCGCCGTTCCGTTATACCAAACCACCTCGTATGGATTTCGGGATGCCGAGCATGCGGCTGATTTGTTTTCGCTAAAAGAGTTCGGCAACATTTATACGCGCCTGATGAATCCGACCACGGATGTGTTCGAGCAGCGGATCGCAGCTCTGGAGGGAGGGGCTGGCGCGTTGGCAACGGCTTCGGGAGCAGCAGCCATTTCCTTTTCCATCCTGAACATTGCAGGAGCAGGGGATGAAATTGTGTCGGCATCCAGTCTATATGGCGGTACATATAATTTGTTTTCCACGACGTTACCCAAGCTGGGCATTAAGGTGCATTTTGTGGATTCGGATGACCCGGAGAACTTTCGTAAAGCCATTACGGATAAAACGAAGGCGTTATATGCCGAGACGATTGGCAATCCGCAGGGCAATGTGCTGGATGTGGAAGCTGTAGCAGCGATTGCGCATGAATACGGTATTCCGTTAATTGTAGATAACACGTTCCCAAGCCCGTACTTATTGCGTCCCATTGAATACGGAGCGGATATTGTCGTGCATTCGGCGACGAAATTCATTGGCGGACACGGAACGTCCATCGGTGGGGTGATCGTGGACAGCGGCAAGTTTGACTGGAAAGCAAGTGGCCGTTTCCCTGGACTGACCGAGCCGGACCCGAGCTATCATGGGGTTGTATACACCGAGGCGGTGGGGCCTATTGCATACATTATCAAGGCGCGGGTACAACTGCTGCGTGACCTGGGAGCAGCTATTTCACCGTTCAACTCATGGCTGCTGCTTCAGGGCTTGGAGACACTCCATCTGCGGCTGGAAAGACATAGCCAGAATGCTTTGAAGGTAGCGCAATATCTCGAAAGCCACAAGGATGTGGAATGGGTCAGCTACACTGGATTGCCAAGCCACCCATCCTATGAGTTAGCCCAAAAATACTTGCCGAAAGGGCAAGGGGCGATCCTGACCTTCGGCATTAAAGGCGGCAGTCAGGCGGGAAGCAAGCTGATTGAAAATGTGAAGCTATTTTCCCATTTGGCGAATGTGGGCGATTCCAAATCTCTGATCATTCATCCGGCGAGCACAACGCATCAGCAGTTGAATGCGGAGGAACAGGTTGCTGCCGGAGTCAAGCCAGAGCTGTTGCGTTTGTCTGTCGGGACGGAAGCGATAGACGATATTTTGTACGATTTGGAGCAGGCGATCTCGGCCAGCCAGCAGTAG